The genomic stretch GCAGGATGGTTTCTGAGGTTCCTGCTCCTCCGTCCATCTGCCTGCCCCAGCCCCATGCCAGGCTCTGAGTTCTGCGACCAAAGCCAGGTGGgccccatctcctcccctcccctgtggCCACATCTCTGGAGTGGGAGGGTTGGCTGCCCCTCACCTCGGAGCTCCCCCAAAGGCCAGTAACAGATCCCCAGCCCTCGATTCCTACTCTGCTTTGGGATAGTGTGAGCTTCATTTTGTACAACGTGTGACTTTGTCCAGTTATAAACCTAATAAACTCTGTAGAATGGTGTTGCTGGCTAAATGTTGAAGTGGAAGGTACACGGGGAGGGGGTCTGGTGGGACTGTCCTCCCCTGTCTTATTTGGCCTGCCAGGAGTAGAATTTTCTATTCCAAACTCTATTTTGTCTCAATTGTTACGTCCCTCAGGGCCATCTAAGCCCCTGACAGGTGTTAGCCCCAGGTCTCCCATCTCCTCTGAGAAAATAGCCTCAAGGACAAGCAGCCCCACCTGGCCCCGGTTCCCTGAGGGTAGAGATTCTTTCCTTAAAATCATTCTCAGCTTTAGGCAGGTATTTTTCTAATTAGCAGAGATTAAGCAAGGTTTACATTTGGTCTTTCCAGCCATCCTTAGAAACTGACCTCTTAATTCCATCCTCCTGGCAGTTACTCAGGCTTCACAGACCTCAGTGGGTGGgttgtaaaaaggaaaaatgactcTTCCCAGGCCTCTTAGAAAATTCCTCCCTCTGTGCCTCCCCCTCTCCATAGAATTGTGTGGTGAGTGAGTCCGTGAGGGGAGTGCTTCATCTTCTGCTGATGTGTTGGAGCAGATAAAGATTTGCCATCACTGGTTTTCCCTTGCTTGGTCTCAACCTTTTTAAACCTAAAACATGtattaagagaaaatatataatgaaccCTCATGTCGCATCATGGTGGTTTAACTTGTCATCTCCTTAATATCACATCCAATCTGTGTTCGTGCTTAATCCAAGTGTCctacaaaaattttcacaatttacatctggatccaaacaaggtccattGTGATTGGTGAATGCTTCTTAAATCTTAAAAATCACAGGTTTTCCCTTAGCTCTTGCAATGTTGAAGAAACCAAATAGTTCTGTAGTTTCCCCGTCAGAATTACTTTCCCTGTGTttcatataaaatggaaataacaggaTCGATTCCTCACAATGCCAAAAGGATGGATAACGTTGTGACTTTAGGTGACAATTTTAGAGCCCAGTTGGAAGAATATTCACATTAAATGTGAAGCAGTAGCATCATCAGGGTACGAAGAAGTCTCTTTGCTTTGGGTGTAGGTAGGGAATAAATAGTGCATTTACACAGACCTTGTCGATCTGGTTTTCTTGCCCCGTGGCGGTCAGTGAGGCAGTGCCCCGGGGGTGGTGGGAGGACGTAATTCGCTGAAGTCAGCTGAGCTGTCAAGTGTGAGAGGACTGAGTGCAGGTCGCGGGCGGGCTGGCTACCTGACCAAGACAAGCAGCCCGTAGGGCCAGAGAACCGGAACAAAACGCGCGGCTGCACAGAACGGCGCCAGGGGCTTCTAAGAGCTCAGGGACCAGCGTTGAGTCAGCAAAGCTCTCGGCGAGCTCCAAAATGGACCCGGACAGGCGCGCAGCGGCTGACGCGCCTCAAGTGAGCGTACAGAATCTAGCAAGGCCGAAGTGCTTTATCAACCGCCCTTCTTGGGAGGTTCCCAGATAAACCGCGAGCTTCCCTgcaccccgcccccgccgccagcAGGATCTCCACCTCCCAGAAGGCAGCGAGCACCGCACGTGTGGCTAATTTTTTAGTGGAAAGGGTTGCGCAAGCGCAGAGAGTGTGGCTCAGCGTAGACTCTGAGCGGCGCTTGCGCACCGTTCCTCCAGCGCCGTTCACCCCGCCCACCGGGTTCTGCGCACTCTGCGCATTTCTTACGTCACCGTTTCGCATGCGCTTTGGAAGGAAGGGCGAGATTTCGGGGACGGGCAGGGGGCGGGCCTTGGCCGAGGTCTCACGGCGACTGCGCGGACGGGATCCCAACTGGAACATGGCGACTTGCGCAGAAATCCTGCGGAGCGAGTTCCCCGAAATTGACGGACAGGTCTTCGACTACGTGACGGGTGAGCCGAACCGAATCAACGCGCTGGGGATGCCGAAGTGGTAGTCAGGGGGGGAGTACTAAGGGAGGGCAGTGCCGGGGACCGCTGCTAGGCCTCTCCTCTGCGTGACCTCTTGTCCCGAGGGCCAGTTGGTTCTGGAGCCCGGACTGGGGCCGCGGTACGGGGATTAAAACTGCTTGTATGTCCACCCTACCTGGTATTTTCCTCGTCTTGCCACGCCCGCCCTAGGCGTCTTGCACAGCGGCAGTGCGGACTTCGAGTCTGTGGATGACCTGGTGGAAGCTGTGGGGGAACTGTTGCAAGAGGTGTCCGGGGACAGCAAGGATGACGCGGGCATCAGGGCCGTGTGCCAGCGCATGTACAACACTCTGCGCCTGTACGTGCCAGGGCAGGGATATTCGTGGGGGAGATGGGAGGGCGGACGGTCAGGAGAGGAGACGTGAGGGAGGAAGGTCTGACGGCCACAGAGCTTTCTCCTCCACTTCTAACTCTTTGCTTTCTATCCCTACCCTCAAGGACTGAGCCACAGACCCAGGGAAACAGCCAGGTGCTACTAGACGCCCCCATCCAGTTGTCAAAGATAACAGAGAGCTACGGTGAGAGTGAGGGAAGATTGAACTAGCTGCCCTGTGTCCTTTTCTTGGCCTCCGCCCCCTGGAGCTCAGGACTCTTGGTATCTCTGCTCCACAGAACAAGGTTGTAGGAACTAGTTGATGTCTTTACAGAGGGCAGATGAGCCCGTTAATAAAGGGATTAGGATTGGAGAGTTCTCTAAGCTCTTGGGTGTGGTAGGAAGCATATGGGCCTTGCAGCTGGACAGTCTTGGGTTCACTCCCCAATTTTGCGACTTACTAACCAACTGCATGATCTTGTAAGAGTTGCCTGTCTGCTCCCAGTCTCTGTATCCTTAATCTGTgaattgagtttttgttttgtttttaagtgttgGGAGGATGATACCTATCTCCAGAATTTGTAAGGCTTTCCTTTAaatgtatgtgtctgtgtttaGTTTGTGATAGTTACTCAAAATGTTAGTTTCCCTTCCCTTAGGGAGAAGGTGACAGCTTTTCTTATCGCTTACAGACTGTGGCACCAAACTTCCAGGCCTGCTAAAGAGGGAACAGTCCTCggtgaggagggggaggaggaagaaaaggagagggctGTATCTATGGGGGGGAGTGGGAGTTGATTGTCTCTAAATATTGGAGTATCTTTCTGGGGGATTTCTGATTGTCTTTTCCTGAGTCTCTGAGCCTACACCCTAGGATGAAATGGTTGTGTTTGGACCCTTAGACAGTGAATGCAAAGAAGctagagaaagctgaggctcGACTGAAGGCAAAGCAGGAGAAGCGCTCAGAGAAGGACACACTCAAGACCAGCAGCCCTCTGTGAGTTTAGTGAGAAGGGCTGAGAAGAGAGCAGAGCAGTCTCTATTGGGATGGAAGGGTGCTTGGGAGTGCTAAAAGCCATCCGTTTCTCCCTTTAAAAGAGTTTTGGAAGAGGCATCAGCCAGCCAGGCAGGCAGCAGAAAGGAGAGTCGGTTGGAATCATCTGGCAAGAACAAATCCTACGATGTGCGAATTGAGAACTTTGATGTGTCTTTTGGCGATAGGTGAGGGAGTGGCAGTGGGGGAGTGCgggtgatatttttctttttccagttaaaGGAGAATTAGGAGAGGTGAAATGGGGCTAAAAATAGTTAGGTTTCTGTTGTTAAACTTGCTGTGCAACTACCTCTAGAGTACCCTTTGTCTCCTTCCTACCACCTCTGCAGGGTACTGCTGGCTGGAGCAGATGTGAACCTGGCATGGGGCCGCCGCTATGGGCTGGTGGGTCGGAATGGACTAGGGAAGACGACGCTGCTGAAGATGCTGGCCACCCGGAGCCTGCGGGTTCCAGCCCACATTTCCCTGCTGCACGTGGAGCAGGAGGTTGCTGGAGACGACACCCCTGCCCTGCAGAGTGTGCTGGAGAGTGATACTGTGCGAGAAGATCTCCTGCGTCGGGAGCGGGAGCTCAGCGCCCAGATTGCTGCTGGCAGGTGAGGGCTCCTGGCGAGGGATTGACCAGCAGCGGCTGTGCTTCACAGAGTGCCTGCCGTGCTGGCACAATCCACAATTCGTGTGCCCATCCTAGTAGGCAGCAGATCTTAGAACTTGGCGCTGTGGGGCTGTAAATCCCTTGTTCCTGGCACAGTGCCCATTGCCCTCACCGCCGTGAGCAAGTCCTTCCTGTGCTCTGTTCCTGTCCCGGCAACAAGGCAGCCAGTGGCCTGCTTTGCAGCTGTCCTGGGGTGCAGGATATACTAGTAGACTGCGCCCACTCAGGCTGATTGCCCTTCCCCCATTCCTAGGGCCGAGGGCTCAGAAGCTGCACAGCTGGCAGAAATCTATGCCAAGTTGGAGGAGATTGAGGCTGACAAAGCACCTGCCAGGTATTTaaacttcccttcctttcttcagaTTTCCTCCTTCTGTTACCTCTTCCAACCaggttctttcatttcttcactcCTAGAGCATCAGTCATTCTTGCTGGGCTTGGCTTTACCCCCAAAATGCAGCAGCAGCCCACGCGGTGAGTGGCCCTTACCATTCTTGGCTCTGAACACTGttggctctgcctctgcctgtTCTCGTGAACACTCGCCCTTGTGATGCAGCTCTGTCTCTCTTTAGGGAGTTCTCAGGTGGCTGGAGGATGAGACTGGCCCTCGCCCGGGCTTTGTTTGCTAGGTGAGTCTCCTGGGCCTGGGTATGGATACTGTGGAGGATGGGCTTGGCTCTTGGCGAGTAGCAACAAGTTGCTGGCCTAAAACCTCAAGCCTTGTGTTCTTCTTTTCCACAGGCCAGATCTGCTGCTGTTAGATGGTGAGTTTGAAATGGGGCACCCTGACTTTGGGGTGCAAAAGCATGCCATCACCCAAGTTCCCAGTTCTCTAGCCCTTCTATCCCAAACGTGTCCTCCTCCACTTTTCCAGAACCCACAAACATGCTGGATGTAAGGGCCATCCTGTGGCTGGAGAATTACCTGCAGGTGAGTGCCTACAGGTGCCAGAGTAAGTCTGGGAAAGGTCTGCCTCCAAGACCgttggggtctgggagctgactGCCTTCCCAAACTGGGCCTGCCATCCTGTGACCCCCCCCCTCAGACGTGGCCCTCCACAATCCTGGTCGTCTCCCACGACCGCAACTTCCTGAATGCCATAGCCACAGACATCATCCACCTGCACAGCCAGCGGCTGGATGGTTACCGGGGAGACTTTGAGACCTTCATCAAGAGCAAGCAGGAGCGGCTGCTCAATCAGCAGCGTGAATATGAGGCCCAGCAGCAATATCGCCAGCATATCCAGGTGTGGGAGCAGGCAGCGCTGGGGACCTGCCCCATCCCATGGGTATTAGAGTTGTGGGGAGTGAGGGAGCTGAACAGTACCTGAACTCATCCACCTGCAGGTTTTCATTGACCGGTTTCGCTACAACGCCAACAGAGCCTCTCAAGTGCAGAGCAAACTCAAGATGCTGGAGAAGCTGTGAGTACGGTGTCTCTGACCAGGCTTTGACTCATGTCTCTTATTTTCTTCCCTCACTTTGTAGGCCACCCCTTGCCCTCCCATTTTAGATCTCCTCTTTTCTACAAACCAACTTTAATTTCCTCCCCTGCAGGAAGGCAGGGTATTCTGTTACTGCTCTTGGAGAGTTAATCTTGCCCCCAGGCCTAGGCAACCatcagtctactttctgtctgtatatgTTTGCTAATTCTggacatttcgtataaatggaattgtacacgtaatcttttgtgtctggcttttttcgcTTAACATAACGTTTTCGAGGTTCATTGTGTCGGAGCATGGATTAGTGCTTCACTCCTCTTTATGACCagataatattctgttgtatggatagtCCACATTTTGTTTGTTGACTCATCAGGTGgtagacatttggattatttcccctttttggctcttatgaataatgctgctgtgaacatttgtgtacaagtttttgtatagacatgtgttttttattctcttgggtacatacctaggaatggaattgctgggttacatggtaattctatgtttaaatttttgaggaactgccaaactgtttttattttattttattttattttgtttatttatttatttatttttggctctgttggctcttcgttgctgcatgtgggctttctctagttgtggcgagtgggggctactcttcgttgcggtgcgcaggcttcttattgcggttgcttctcgttgcagagcacgggctctaggtgcacaggcttcagtagttgtggcacgtgggctcagtagttgtggcatgtgggctcagtagttgtggctcgcgggctctagagcgcaggctcagtagttggcgcatgggcttagttgcgccacagcatatgggatcttcctggaccagggctcaaacctgtgtcgcctgcattggcaggcggattcttaaccactgtgccaccagggaagccctccaaactGTTTCtaaaagcagctgcaccattttaccttcctgccagcaatatatgagggttccaatttctctgccttcttgccaacacttattatctgtctttcaaattttagccatcctagtgggtgtgaagtgatatctcattgtgatcttgatttgtatttccttaatgactaatggtgttgagcattggagggtttttttgtttttaaaatttatttatttaatttatttttggctgtgttgggtcttcgtttctgtgcgagggctttccctagttggggcaagcgggggccactcttcatcgcggtgcacgggcctctcactatcgtggcctctcttgttgcggagcacaggctccagacatgcaggctcagtagttgtggcgcacgggctcacttgctctgtggcatgtgggatcctcccaggccacagctcaaacccgtgttccctgcgttggcaggcagattctcaaccactgcgccactagggaagccgcggaggtttttttaattgaggtgcaGTTGATATgcagtattatataagtttcacttgtacagcatagtgattcataatATTTAAAGGTTACATTTCATTTATAGTTATCGTAAAATATCGGCGGTATTCTCTGTGTTGTGTAATAtgttcttgtagcttatttattttatacatagtagtttgtatctcttcatCCTCTACCCCAATcttgccccccccacccctttcctctcctcactggtaactactagtttgttctctatatctgtgagtctgtttcttttttgttatattcactagctttattttttagattccacctataagtgatatcatacagtatattttttctctgccttatttcacttagcataatattcttcaagtccatctatgttgttacagatggcaaaattttattctttttttgtggctgagtcgttttccattatgtgtgtgtgtgtgtgtgtgtgtattcattcatctgtggatgtgcagacacttaggttgcttctgtatcttggcagttgtaaacaatactg from Pseudorca crassidens isolate mPseCra1 chromosome 5, mPseCra1.hap1, whole genome shotgun sequence encodes the following:
- the ABCF3 gene encoding ATP-binding cassette sub-family F member 3 isoform X1, yielding MATCAEILRSEFPEIDGQVFDYVTGVLHSGSADFESVDDLVEAVGELLQEVSGDSKDDAGIRAVCQRMYNTLRLTEPQTQGNSQVLLDAPIQLSKITESYDCGTKLPGLLKREQSSTVNAKKLEKAEARLKAKQEKRSEKDTLKTSSPLVLEEASASQAGSRKESRLESSGKNKSYDVRIENFDVSFGDRVLLAGADVNLAWGRRYGLVGRNGLGKTTLLKMLATRSLRVPAHISLLHVEQEVAGDDTPALQSVLESDTVREDLLRRERELSAQIAAGRAEGSEAAQLAEIYAKLEEIEADKAPARASVILAGLGFTPKMQQQPTREFSGGWRMRLALARALFARPDLLLLDEPTNMLDVRAILWLENYLQTWPSTILVVSHDRNFLNAIATDIIHLHSQRLDGYRGDFETFIKSKQERLLNQQREYEAQQQYRQHIQVFIDRFRYNANRASQVQSKLKMLEKLPELKPVDKELEVVMKFPDGFEKFSPPILQLDEVDFYYDPKHVIFSCLTVSADLESRICVVGENGAGKSTMLKLLMGDLAPVRGIRHAHRNLKIGYFSQHHVEQLDLNVSAVELLARKFPGRPEEEYRHQLGRYGISGELAVRPVASLSGGQKSRVAFAQMTMPCPNFYILDEPTNHLDMETIEALGRALNSFRGGVILVSHDERFIRLVCQELWVCEGGGVTRVEGGFDQYRALLQEQFRREGFL
- the ABCF3 gene encoding ATP-binding cassette sub-family F member 3 isoform X2; amino-acid sequence: MATCAEILRSEFPEIDGQVFDYVTGVLHSGSADFESVDDLVEAVGELLQEVSGDSKDDAGIRAVCQRMYNTLRLTEPQTQGNSQVLLDAPIQLSKITESYDCGTKLPGLLKREQSSTVNAKKLEKAEARLKAKQEKRSEKDTLKTSSPLVLEEASASQAGSRKESRLESSGKNKSYDVRIENFDVSFGDRVLLAGADVNLAWGRRYGLVGRNGLGKTTLLKMLATRSLRVPAHISLLHVEQEVAGDDTPALQSVLESDTVREDLLRRERELSAQIAAGRAEGSEAAQLAEIYAKLEEIEADKAPARASVILAGLGFTPKMQQQPTREFSGGWRMRLALARALFARPDLLLLDEPTNMLDVRAILWLENYLQTWPSTILVVSHDRNFLNAIATDIIHLHSQRLDGYRGDFETFIKSKQERLLNQQREYEAQQQYRQHIQVFIDRFRYNANRASQVQSKLKMLEKLPELKPVDKELEVVMKFPDGFEKFSPPILQLDEVDFYYDPKHVIFSCLTVSADLESRICVVGENGAGKSTMLKLLMGDLAPVRGIRHAHRNLKIGYFSQHHVEQLDLNVSAVELLARKFPAPTSTFWMNPQTTWIWRPLRLWAALSTVSGVV